In Halictus rubicundus isolate RS-2024b chromosome 5, iyHalRubi1_principal, whole genome shotgun sequence, one genomic interval encodes:
- the LOC143354480 gene encoding BTB/POZ domain-containing protein KCTD9 isoform X1, whose amino-acid sequence MKRVILFVNGTDVNGKVFMVTHSVDELLASASSKFNITAKRIFTPQGGEIDDIKLIRDDDVLYVSDGEDFIPKDKINTRNQLNRNSEWITLNIGGKYFTTTRDTLTKKEPMSMLARMFTETTNNKDRILPSRQDHKGAFLIDRSPTYFEPLLNYLRHGQIILDANVNAAGVLSEARFYGIEGAIEILNTMVEEEEKQKSGLVSLTRKDVLKAIMSTPVTSGLRFQGVDFVGADLSKLDLRNINFKYAIMRGCSLAGANLSGCCFDRADLSYANLHGAQLVCARMLCVNLFEANLHSCNFEDPNGLPANMEGANLKGANLEGSNMTAVNLRVATLKNAILRNCDLRSAVLAGADLECCDLSGSDLQDANLRGANLKNAAFELMLTPLHMSQTIR is encoded by the exons ATGAAGAGGGTAATTCTGTTTGTGAACGGAACCGATGTAAACGGCAAG GTATTTATGGTAACTCATTCGGTAGATGAGTTACTAGCATCTGCTAGCTCAAAGTTCAATATCACCGCTAAAAGAATATTTACACCTCAGGGTGGAGAAATTGATGATATTAAGTTAATACG GGATGATGATGTCCTATACGTTTCAGATGGAGAGGATTTTATTCCAAAGGATAAAATTAATACAAGAAATCAGTTAAATAGAAATTCAGAATGGATTACACTGAACATCGGTGGAAAGTACTTCACCACAACCAGAGATACTTTAACAAAAAAGGAACCAATGAGTATGTTAGCCAG AATGTTCACCGAAACAACAAACAATAAAGATAGGATTTTACCAAGTAGACAAGATCACAAAGGTGCATTCTTAATTGATAGGAGCCCAACGTACTTTGAGCCGTTACTAAACTATTTAAGGCATGGGCAGATCATACTTGATGCTAATGTTAACGCAGCAG GTGTTTTGTCGGAGGCGCGCTTTTATGGAATAGAAGGTGctattgaaatattaaatacgATGGTTGAAGAAGAGGAAAAACAGAAAAGCGGATTAGTATCCTTAACAAGAAAAGATGTACTTAAGGCCATCATGTCAACACCTGTCACTTCAGGACTTAGATTCCAAGGTGTGGATTTTGTTGGTGCTGATCTATCAAAGTTAGATCTCAGGAACATTAATTTTAAG TATGCAATTATGCGCGGTTGCAGTCTAGCAGGCGCGAATTTATCAGGTTGTTGTTTCGATCGCGCGGATTTATCTTATGCAAATCTTCACGGTGCTCAGCTCGTTTGCGCAAGAATGTTATGCGTAAATCTTTTCGAGGCGAATCTtcattcgtgtaattttgaaGATCCGAACGGTTTACCTGCTAATATGGAAGGTGCCAATTTGAAAGGTGCCAATCTTGAGGGCAGCAACATGACTGCTGTGAACCTCAGAGTTGCCACGTTAAAAAACGCTATCCTAAGAAATTGTGATCTCAGATCGGCTGTGCTGGCTGGTGCTGACTTAGAA TGCTGTGACTTGTCAGGGTCCGATTTGCAAGACGCAAATCTGCGCGGCGCTAATCTAAAGAACGCAGCATTCGAATTGATGCTGACACCGCTACATATGTCTCAAACGATACGATAA
- the LOC143354480 gene encoding BTB/POZ domain-containing protein KCTD9 isoform X2, which yields MKRVILFVNGTDVNGKVFMVTHSVDELLASASSKFNITAKRIFTPQGGEIDDIKDDDVLYVSDGEDFIPKDKINTRNQLNRNSEWITLNIGGKYFTTTRDTLTKKEPMSMLARMFTETTNNKDRILPSRQDHKGAFLIDRSPTYFEPLLNYLRHGQIILDANVNAAGVLSEARFYGIEGAIEILNTMVEEEEKQKSGLVSLTRKDVLKAIMSTPVTSGLRFQGVDFVGADLSKLDLRNINFKYAIMRGCSLAGANLSGCCFDRADLSYANLHGAQLVCARMLCVNLFEANLHSCNFEDPNGLPANMEGANLKGANLEGSNMTAVNLRVATLKNAILRNCDLRSAVLAGADLECCDLSGSDLQDANLRGANLKNAAFELMLTPLHMSQTIR from the exons ATGAAGAGGGTAATTCTGTTTGTGAACGGAACCGATGTAAACGGCAAG GTATTTATGGTAACTCATTCGGTAGATGAGTTACTAGCATCTGCTAGCTCAAAGTTCAATATCACCGCTAAAAGAATATTTACACCTCAGGGTGGAGAAATTGATGATATTAA GGATGATGATGTCCTATACGTTTCAGATGGAGAGGATTTTATTCCAAAGGATAAAATTAATACAAGAAATCAGTTAAATAGAAATTCAGAATGGATTACACTGAACATCGGTGGAAAGTACTTCACCACAACCAGAGATACTTTAACAAAAAAGGAACCAATGAGTATGTTAGCCAG AATGTTCACCGAAACAACAAACAATAAAGATAGGATTTTACCAAGTAGACAAGATCACAAAGGTGCATTCTTAATTGATAGGAGCCCAACGTACTTTGAGCCGTTACTAAACTATTTAAGGCATGGGCAGATCATACTTGATGCTAATGTTAACGCAGCAG GTGTTTTGTCGGAGGCGCGCTTTTATGGAATAGAAGGTGctattgaaatattaaatacgATGGTTGAAGAAGAGGAAAAACAGAAAAGCGGATTAGTATCCTTAACAAGAAAAGATGTACTTAAGGCCATCATGTCAACACCTGTCACTTCAGGACTTAGATTCCAAGGTGTGGATTTTGTTGGTGCTGATCTATCAAAGTTAGATCTCAGGAACATTAATTTTAAG TATGCAATTATGCGCGGTTGCAGTCTAGCAGGCGCGAATTTATCAGGTTGTTGTTTCGATCGCGCGGATTTATCTTATGCAAATCTTCACGGTGCTCAGCTCGTTTGCGCAAGAATGTTATGCGTAAATCTTTTCGAGGCGAATCTtcattcgtgtaattttgaaGATCCGAACGGTTTACCTGCTAATATGGAAGGTGCCAATTTGAAAGGTGCCAATCTTGAGGGCAGCAACATGACTGCTGTGAACCTCAGAGTTGCCACGTTAAAAAACGCTATCCTAAGAAATTGTGATCTCAGATCGGCTGTGCTGGCTGGTGCTGACTTAGAA TGCTGTGACTTGTCAGGGTCCGATTTGCAAGACGCAAATCTGCGCGGCGCTAATCTAAAGAACGCAGCATTCGAATTGATGCTGACACCGCTACATATGTCTCAAACGATACGATAA